In Fimbriiglobus ruber, a genomic segment contains:
- a CDS encoding DUF308 domain-containing protein has protein sequence MTSPDNIPDLSDDLLVYKFDKKCGTVGTKWDFCRAVVVDRGNETVHFWNCHTPRTFFALRAQRLISCRFDEILAVYRGRTRNTEWADVVTPTGKAHIVRIEAAEEFDELCRQLLVLAPNDLRAPAEEHPLIALVYVAGGLGGMLPFLYLMPKDSGTAEMILAGLLGIVSGIAGVYWTARLCHRWFGVKLALPFGLGIVGALAGVFVFFKVVCSFVEGNDIHLTILLVAGFLAGATAGVVREKRKSRRRDVPDRMKSPPAQHG, from the coding sequence ATGACGTCGCCTGATAATATCCCCGACCTCTCGGACGATTTGCTAGTCTACAAGTTTGACAAGAAATGCGGGACTGTGGGAACAAAGTGGGATTTTTGCCGGGCGGTCGTCGTCGACCGGGGGAATGAGACCGTTCACTTCTGGAATTGCCATACCCCCCGAACGTTCTTCGCTCTCCGCGCCCAACGTCTGATTAGCTGTCGCTTCGACGAGATATTAGCCGTCTACCGAGGTCGAACTCGAAACACCGAGTGGGCCGATGTCGTCACGCCAACGGGCAAAGCCCACATCGTCCGGATTGAAGCCGCGGAAGAGTTTGACGAATTGTGTCGGCAATTGTTGGTACTTGCCCCAAATGACCTTCGTGCTCCGGCTGAAGAACACCCGCTGATCGCCCTCGTCTACGTGGCTGGCGGTCTCGGAGGGATGTTACCGTTTCTCTATTTGATGCCAAAGGACTCCGGCACGGCCGAGATGATCCTCGCGGGGCTTCTCGGCATCGTGTCAGGCATTGCGGGTGTCTACTGGACGGCACGGTTGTGCCATCGATGGTTCGGAGTCAAACTGGCCCTGCCATTCGGCCTGGGAATCGTTGGTGCGCTGGCCGGAGTATTCGTGTTTTTCAAAGTCGTATGCAGTTTTGTCGAGGGCAACGATATTCACCTCACGATCCTACTGGTCGCGGGTTTCCTGGCAGGTGCCACTGCCGGCGTGGTGCGGGAAAAGAGGAAGTCGCGACGCCGTGACGTGCCGGATCGGATGAAATCC